The Oryza brachyantha chromosome 7, ObraRS2, whole genome shotgun sequence genomic interval GATTTAGTAATGTTTGTATTATAAgggtagtgtctagtactagtttacTGATCACGTGGaagatatataaatcataactAATTTCTTGCATTTTAGAAATGCAAGTGATTTGACAATATTAACGAGTTCACACTATTTTATAGCTTGATTAAtactatacatatattttaattttattattatgttgGTACTGTTTAGGGTATAGGGCAATCCCCATTTATCGTATTGCTGGTCACAGTCACCGAGACAACGATGCACTTCAGGCAGCCAATACGTCACTGAGGTACCTAAACAGGAATCCTTCGTGAACCTGGCTTTGACGAATTCATTGTACTTTCGTGCGCTTCCAACGATCAAGTTTGTTAGTGGATTTTTGTGGCTGGGATCGAATCCCAGATTTTGATTCTGTTGatgttgtatttgttggtTTGCATGCGCTGTCTGCAAAGTATATATTACCGTGTGATTATTGGCTAAAATCTGAGGCGGAAGACGATATGGCAACCGATCGGTTTGAGCTGGGCGCCCTCGAAGATCTTCGCCAGGTTGGATGCCGATGCGATCTAGGACGAACGAAAATGCTGCTAACCGTGACACACCGCCAGCGATCGATGGCAGCGGGTCGTGTAAGGTGCAGGTAAGGGCATTCTAGCCCACGTGCGTACCTACGACTCTTATTTTTATCCGTCCGTGAGTTACCCGTAGGTATTGTTTTATAGCCACACTCGTGTCCACGGGTATCCACTAGGCCTCGGATACCCATCGAATCTCtttaaatatcatatcataGTGACCATAGcagcataaattatttaaatctAGCACATATTTCTACCCCACTAACCAACAACGGTATATATCAACTAATCaactaattaactaatcaGATCAAGTAACAATAACACATCTTACATGCATATTATTGTCCACCATGTGTTTTTTCACCATGCACATGCATATTGTTAATAATCTAGAATTCATAAGcaacaataatattattattattcatacTTCACACTGAAGCTAAACATAACATGTGGATTCAACATATGCTTTAGAATTTTCTATGGGACGGACTACTTTACATGTTGCATGATGATaggatatttatatttatgtagaATTCAGTGCACCTATCGGATACCCGCAAGCGAAGACATGTACCCGACCCGCATATTTACGAATACTTGATCCGCGTGTATCTACAGGCGAGATTTTGTACCCATGCCTATGCCCATCGGGTACGATAACGTGAACTGCTATCCGGGGAGTCCCACAAGATGAGCCGAGGTAGCTAATCACGTTGCTGTGAGACTAGCACAGATGTGGCCTGCTTTCGCAAGCTAGAATGATGGGAGGCGATTTGCAGTGGCAATGGGAGTTCTACCAAAACACGAGacaaaaagccaaacgatctatttacaaatgaaaattaatttatgaataaaagttttatatctAAGTTatatgatataaaagtcaaagtTGGAAattaaactttggtgaaatacctcaaaatcaactctaaaattaagtttaaaattttaaaatttaggtaATAAGCATAACCCAAAGTTAAAAGATAGGGGTGGAGAGCTCAACGATAGCTGAACGTCTTGATTTACTTTTACCTTGTGGTGCATGATGATATCtgcctaaaaaaacaaaattgctaATTTGGGAGGAACCACTACTGATGTGTTAGTAGAGTTGGACTGCTGGAGTACATGATTCATCCATTAGCAGTGTAGTTTTGGTGCATGATTCACCCATTTGTAATCTGGGATGGACAGGGGTCTGGTGACCCTCTTGACGTATGAGGGTATTCATAATATGAGCCAATAGTGGTCTTTATAACTTTGTATAGACTACTCTATCATTGTAAAACTGGTATattaagatataaaataaGATGAGCTACCTTGAGATTATGGACTATCCatttgaattaaaatatattctctctACCCTATCTTCCCGCTATTGTGAGAGAGTGTTGCGTGATTTGTGAGTCCTAGCTTATATGCATTGTTGAGTTGGTCGTAAGCTCGAGCTTACATTGTCGGGAAGCTTAGCCATGGGTCGCTTCCTCTAATCTCGGAGCTCCCTCGTCCACTCCACCGGAGCTCGCTCCCACAATGCGACCTTAGCGAGTTTGCTCCGCTGGCTGATTCGCCTCCTCCTTGCCGCCATGCCTGCTGCTTCCCTAAGCGCTAGAGCTCATGCTTTCTCACTGGTTGGTCTTAATCTTGTCGCCGGCCCACATGTCGCCTCCGTGGAGCTCACACCGCCGGTCCACGTTGGATTTGGGGAAAATGGTGGCGGTGCTGGTGTCTGCTAGTTGAGTGGATAACAATGGTcagaaagaaaacaattatTATGTATTTCATTATTCCTCTAGTTTCTTTTATTCCATTCTTTTTTtacctagattttttttatatttctatgtttttcctatactCTGTTGTTTTTTCTGTCGTGTTTCAAATGGAACCATAAGACGTGGTAGGCGAAAACGCACTCTGCAGTACGGAGTAGTTGTTGACCCCTTGGCCTGCCGGTTTAAATAGCTTACTTTTGAGCTTCACCGGGCATCCATGAAGACTGTTAATTGCCCGTCCCATGCGCCTGCACACAGGAAGAAGTGACAAACCCAAAAAACAGAAAGCAAAAGTAGGTGGCGCCATGCATGCTGCACCAGAGACAAAAACAGGAAACGGAAAACCCAAAACAGCACGAATTCAATGCACAAAATGTTGTCGATCACCCCTTTATGCAAACAATGGCAAGGCAACCATTTTACTtttagcacaaaaataaaatgctcAGTGACGTAGCTGGCATTGGTCCCAGCAAATTTATGGCGCCGGTGATAAACGAGGAACAAAATTATTTCTGGATAAAAAGGATGGAGTAGTAATGTTGCGACGGCAAAATAGGAAGCAGGAATCGCCACCCTGCTTATAAGAGGCCAGGAAAGATGACAAGAAGCAGCTCAGTTGCAGCACTAGCGCTTTTGGCTTTGCTCATACCATACGTGGCTTGTGGGAAAGCAAGCAAGAGGCTAGCTAGGGggggcagctagctagctatccaAGAAGGAATTGCTGAAATGGaggtggccatggccatgggtTTCTTAGCTTTCCAACGGCGGACTCTCGTCCTCCTGCTCTgtgtcctcgccgccgccgtccccttCGCCGGCGCGTCAGTGGCATCCGCTGCTCGCCCGGCCGACGACCGCGctgggcgccggcgccggcgcctcgTCCAAaacgggctcgggcggacgccGCAGATGGGGTACGTACCAGAGCCTGTGATgattctttgattttttttgagttaTCAAGAGATTTGGTTGTTTGACAGTCAACACTATATTGTCTCTGCGTGCATTGACGGCGTATGGCTTGTGCGTGCTGTTCAGGTGGAGCAGCTGGAATCATTTCGGGTGCAACATCAACGAGATGACCATCCGGACCACTGGTAATAATGTTTAAATGACCAAACATTATCGATATGCACAAATCTATCATGATTatttagagaaattttatgacTTTTGAGAAAGCAGCTgtggtgtaaaattttaacttttgtgGTAGAAAAAATACGGTACCTAAGGTTTCATTTCAAGGATACTCAAAAAAGCTCAGTTACTTAATTTGCATGATACAATATTGTGTGGAATTAATTTTACTCTAAGGTGTCTGAGTAGGGAGAAACCGGAGCTAAACATATCTTAATTGATACCCTAATCAAAATTGGAAacggttttttaaaaaaacaaaatacgtGGATATACCCATGTAACATCGTCGAAATTTAATGTCCAAAAACAGCAAGAGTGGTGTATGAAGCTAGGGAATTATACAGAACGTACGGCAGTTAACTTCCTGTTTTAGCAACTATCTATCCAtagtatttttatgtatatctAAATCCGTATATCTATGTATACCTATTTTACAAAACCATCTATCTACTCCCTTTTCGGaattaaagaaattaagatGGAAACTCTAAATAGAGTGTAGCTTAATAGTCTCATTACTTCCAAATTTGATTTATGACTTTCAAAAAAAGGTAGGTACAAAACACATAATTAAATAGTTCATATGGATGGACAGGTTACCGACTAGTTTATTACTGCTAGAACGATTTTTGCCATGGCAAGATTTGTCGATTTTACTCGGTCCCACCTAAGTGGATGGgcatattttattcatagttTTTCATCTAATGTGGCTAATGTTTCTCACCTTGTGTAACCGTAGATAAGTTATTGctgaaatatatattatttttatatgcgaaaatactatttaatttatttcttttttgagagaaatatttcatttattctGACGTGGATTGTTAACATGTATTTGGGGAAATCGACCAGTTGATGCACTTAGCTCCACCGGGCTTGCAAAGGCAGGATACAACTATGTCAACATAGGTGTGGACATTATCTATGATCTTAATTACATTGTGTACTAATAACTATGTCAACAAACTGCTTTCAATTAATTTACTGCAGATGATTGCTGGGCAAATAACCAAAGGACCAAAGAGGCATgccatttttccttttttttttctctcttttcttttgcatgtACTTCTCCTTGCACATTAATGATCATATATATCAGTGCATTCTTCTCACATGACTTGTATTAAATAAGTAAATGTTATTTAGTACTAATAATCTTTGAGTATCAGGGTTACATGGCTGCTGATCCGAACAAGTTCCCGTCGGGGATCAAGGCCATTGCTGATTATGTGCACAGCAAGGGGCTTAAGCTAGGCCTGTACTCTTCAGCTGGGTAATTAAGCAATATATGCACGCaagaaatgaaacaaaattgatTCAGAATTCTAATTAAAATGGAGATGCTTCTGCAATCTTCAGGACAAGAACTTGCAGCAACACGATGCCTGGGTCTCTGGGATACGAGGACATCGATGCCAAGACATTTGCATCATGGGTAATCAGTTGTACGGAACTTAATTTTTTCAGGCATAATGCCATATCTGACTCTGAATTTTACTGTTAATTATACATAGACGCATGTCTTGAATTTATTTTCCCAATTTCCATTCCTTGTCCAAGTAGGTCCAggatttgtttttccttttagaAAGAATAACTACTGAAATttcgatcttttttttttactatgttCCTGTGCTTGAATCGCGAGAGCTGCAGGGTGCAGATTACTTGAAGTACGACAATTGCTTCAGGGACGGCTCGACAGAAACCGTCAGGTATATAATATACAGATTCTCTGTCAACACCTCCCCGTAAGAGAAACTTTTCATCAACGATTCATCCTAATTTTCTCATGAATAACGTCTCTTTAAATTGTTGCATGCATTCTTAGGTTCCCCAGGATGGCTTCCTCTCTGAGGAAGACCGGCCGTCCGATCTTCTACTCGATCTGCGAATGGTATGGTGTACTCGCCTTGCGTGTATGTGTTAAAAGGATTGATATATCATGTACTCCTTGACATGATTTCGAtgatttgtttggtttattgCGATCTGTAatcttcccttttttttcggGCATAACCAAATATTCACTCCGGTGCATTCTACTGgcaataaaatttaatctaaTTTTATCGGACGGCTgtgattaaaatatactaccaacaatattagctgtagtataaatttaaagggataatatcgtcctttttattgtgatatttattgtcaaaaaacaaaattacaaaataatactaatcaattaattaaaaaataccaaaatacccttttaaatcaatggatGAGATTAGTTATActgatagtataatactagtaaaatgcaccggagagggGTCCAATATTGGATAATTAACTGGGATATAACCATATTTAATAACACTGTAGAAATTGTTATACATCAAACCGGACATATATACGTCCGCGTATATTTATCTTACTAAATGGTAGGTGTGACTATAATTTAGCATCTGTTCAGATTATAATCAGTTTTCTCCATAACAAATTTACAGCTTTTACCAAACGTTGGTAgggtaattaaaaaaactaattataatcTTACCTTTGCAACTCTACCAAAATTCGCACGTCGCCAAAAGTTTTCTTTCATAAAGAATTAACAAAATTAGGAAAATGCTCCAAACAGACTATattcaagaaaaacaaaattcggTACGTAGTAATACATATATGTTGATTTTGTGAGAAAGTGAACAGCTAAACTTGTTCTGAGATAtcagctcgatcgatctgcaggGGCATGATGAAGGTGGCGACATGGGGCAGCCGGTACGGGAACAGCTGGAGAACCGCCGGCGACATCAAGGACACATGGGACAGGTAACCAATtaaccgccgccgcgagcaaCTGCTTCTCCGGCGAGTGAACCGGTGCCGATCGCCGATCACGATACGCCTCTTCCTTTCCCGTGCTCACGTGTTCTTGCGCTGCATTTCGTTGCCGGGtgagcgatcgatcgagcagcaTGCTGAGCAACATCGACTCCAACGACGAGTACGCCGGCTACGCCAGGCCCGGCGGCTGGAACGGTAGTTAATTAACGTCTCTCACCTTCATATTCTCGTTGCTGGTTTTCCATCTGTTCATCGTGCTGatttgctctctctctctctctcgttgtAATCTGCTCAAAGATCCTGACATGCTCGAGGTCGGAAATGGAGGGATGTCGAACGGCGAGTACGTCGTGCACGTCAGCCTATGGGCGATTGCCAAGGTTAGTGCTTAACACACATCATCTCTGAATCTCTCATTGTTACTCTCTGCTTAATCTTGTTGCATTCAGCTGAGATTCTTGGTTAATTGCTATATATTACCGTGAATACTTTTGCAGGCTCCTCTGATAATTGGTTGTGACATAAGGATCATCTCCAAGG includes:
- the LOC102705647 gene encoding alpha-galactosidase 1-like, whose translation is MEVAMAMGFLAFQRRTLVLLLCVLAAAVPFAGASVASAARPADDRAGRRRRRLVQNGLGRTPQMGWSSWNHFGCNINEMTIRTTVDALSSTGLAKAGYNYVNIDDCWANNQRTKEGYMAADPNKFPSGIKAIADYVHSKGLKLGLYSSAGTRTCSNTMPGSLGYEDIDAKTFASWGADYLKYDNCFRDGSTETVRFPRMASSLRKTGRPIFYSICEWGMMKVATWGSRYGNSWRTAGDIKDTWDSMLSNIDSNDEYAGYARPGGWNDPDMLEVGNGGMSNGEYVVHVSLWAIAKAPLIIGCDIRIISKETLEILSNPEVIAINQDRLGVQGKKVRKYDGEIEVWAGPLSQQRTAVLLLNRGATGSRPITAAWGDIGVGPSVAVEARDVWKHETAPGRFTGGLTADVAPHSCKLFVLTPVVRQR